Proteins encoded within one genomic window of uncultured Draconibacterium sp.:
- a CDS encoding thioredoxin domain-containing protein — MPHTNALINATSLYLLQHAHNPVNWQAWSVELIEEAKAEDKLILVSIGYAACHWCHVMEHESFEDEKVAAVMNENFVCIKVDREERPDVDHYYMSAVQLMGQQGGWPLNVIALPDGRPIWGGTYFPKETWVENLKTIAAFYKGKRSQAEEFATRLQQGIHQVSLMPEVETKVTASKELLQNGVDGWKKYFDYEEGGRTGAPKFPMPVNLDFLLYYGFMNSDNSVLEFVETTLLKMARGGIYDQVGGGFARYSVDEKWKVPHFEKMLYDNGQLISVYSKAWQHFKNEEFKTVVYETIAFVERELMDESGAFYSSLDADSEGEEGKFYVWKKDELQEVLGNEFPLVEEYYNVNGKGFWEHNNYILLRDISNEEFVEKHGLSLHQLQVKVGKWKYALLKARDRRVRPGLDDKTLTSWNALMLKGLADAYKAFRNEEFLSLAIRNARFIENNFLKEDGQLYHSWKNDITSIDGFLEDYALLIEAFLVLYEVSGDEKWLGLSDKLMEYVFAHFYDKQKQLFYFNRFNVDAVITNHFQKEDNVIPAANSVMANNLHRLYLIHGNPEYLEIAKKMLKYITPHFTNYPMAYANWGSLLLKLTAPYYEVAVCGINSRLMLKKLQNGFQPHVMWAFTEKESEVPLLKDRFSHTADLIYVCKNGSCELPVEEVEEAAKKISVQ, encoded by the coding sequence ATGCCACATACAAATGCTCTGATAAATGCCACATCGCTGTATCTTTTGCAACATGCCCATAATCCTGTAAACTGGCAGGCCTGGAGCGTAGAACTTATTGAAGAGGCAAAAGCCGAAGACAAACTTATTTTGGTAAGCATCGGTTATGCTGCCTGCCACTGGTGCCACGTAATGGAGCACGAAAGTTTTGAGGATGAAAAGGTGGCTGCCGTGATGAATGAAAATTTTGTTTGTATCAAGGTCGACCGTGAAGAGCGCCCCGATGTGGATCATTATTATATGAGTGCCGTTCAGTTGATGGGGCAGCAGGGCGGCTGGCCTTTAAATGTAATTGCTTTACCCGACGGGCGGCCAATTTGGGGCGGAACGTATTTCCCAAAAGAAACGTGGGTGGAAAATCTGAAAACAATTGCTGCTTTTTACAAGGGAAAACGAAGTCAGGCAGAAGAGTTCGCTACTCGTTTGCAGCAGGGAATTCATCAGGTTTCGTTAATGCCCGAGGTGGAAACGAAGGTAACAGCCAGCAAAGAATTGTTGCAAAACGGTGTTGATGGCTGGAAAAAATACTTTGATTACGAGGAAGGCGGAAGAACCGGTGCTCCGAAATTTCCAATGCCGGTAAATCTTGATTTTTTGCTTTACTACGGTTTTATGAATTCCGATAATTCGGTACTCGAATTCGTCGAAACAACGTTGCTAAAAATGGCTCGCGGAGGTATTTATGATCAGGTGGGCGGAGGTTTTGCACGTTATTCGGTAGATGAGAAATGGAAAGTACCGCATTTCGAAAAAATGTTGTACGATAACGGGCAACTGATAAGTGTCTATTCAAAGGCCTGGCAGCATTTTAAAAATGAAGAGTTTAAAACGGTTGTATACGAAACCATTGCTTTTGTTGAGCGGGAACTGATGGACGAAAGTGGGGCTTTTTATTCGTCGTTGGATGCCGACAGCGAAGGCGAAGAAGGAAAGTTTTATGTATGGAAAAAGGACGAACTTCAGGAAGTTTTGGGCAATGAATTCCCGTTGGTTGAAGAATATTATAATGTAAATGGCAAAGGTTTTTGGGAGCATAACAATTATATTCTTCTTCGCGATATCTCCAATGAAGAATTTGTGGAAAAACACGGACTGAGTTTACATCAACTTCAGGTAAAAGTTGGGAAATGGAAATACGCTTTACTGAAAGCGAGAGACAGACGAGTGCGTCCAGGGCTTGACGATAAAACACTGACCTCGTGGAATGCACTCATGCTAAAAGGGCTGGCTGATGCCTACAAGGCTTTTCGAAACGAGGAGTTTTTGAGTCTGGCGATAAGGAATGCCAGATTCATTGAAAATAATTTCTTGAAAGAAGACGGTCAACTGTATCATAGCTGGAAAAACGACATCACATCCATCGATGGATTTCTGGAAGATTATGCCTTGTTAATTGAAGCATTTCTGGTGTTATATGAAGTTTCAGGAGATGAGAAATGGCTAGGCTTATCTGATAAATTGATGGAGTATGTATTTGCCCATTTTTACGACAAACAGAAACAACTTTTTTATTTCAACAGGTTCAATGTTGATGCGGTTATCACCAACCATTTTCAGAAAGAGGATAATGTAATTCCGGCAGCCAATTCGGTTATGGCCAACAACTTGCATCGTTTGTATTTAATCCATGGAAATCCCGAGTATCTGGAAATAGCGAAGAAGATGTTGAAATATATTACGCCACATTTTACCAATTACCCGATGGCTTATGCCAATTGGGGCTCGCTGCTGTTGAAATTAACGGCACCGTATTACGAAGTAGCTGTCTGTGGAATAAACTCGCGCCTGATGCTCAAAAAATTGCAAAACGGTTTTCAGCCGCATGTGATGTGGGCATTTACCGAAAAAGAGAGCGAGGTGCCATTGTTAAAAGATCGTTTTAGTCATACTGCCGATTTGATTTATGTATGCAAAAACGGTTCGTGCGAATTACCGGTTGAAGAGGTAGAAGAAGCAGCCAAAAAGATTAGCGTACAATGA